In bacterium, the sequence AATAGCAGGGTTCTAAGATTGCGTTGCCGGTGTAGCTCAGTTGGTAGAGCAGCTGATTTGTAATCAGCGGGTCGGGGGTTCAAGTCCCTTCGCCGGCTCTAAAAATGGGGAGATTCCCAAGTGGCCAAAGGGATCAGACTGTAAATCTGACGGCGATGCCTTCGGAGGTTCGAATCCTCCTCTCCCCACCATGCGGGTGTAGTTCAGTGGTAGAACACAAGCTTCCCAAGCTTGATACGAGGGTTCGATTCCCTTCACCCGCTCTTCGCAATATACATATCGCAAGTAATGATGGAGTTTTTACATGAAAGTATTAGGGATAAATGGAAGCCCAAGGAGAGGTGGGAACACAGATATTCTTCTTGATAATGTATTGAAGGGCGCCCAAAATAAGGGTGCTGAGGTGGAGAAAATTGTCTTAAATGATCTTGAATTTTCTCCCTGTCAGGAGTGTGAGAACATGCCCAATGACGGATTCTGCATAATTGAAGACAATATGCAAACTATTTATAGAAAGGTGGAAGAAGCAGATGTTATAATTTTGGCTTCTCCAATATTCTTTGGAAGTCTTAGTGCGCAGACCAAAATGATGATAGACAGGTTTCAATGTGTCTGGAGAGCTAAGTATATATTTAAAAAACAAGTTTTTGGAAAAAGGAAGATAGGAGTTTTTATTTCTGTAGAGGGATCAAAGAGGAAAGATTTCTTTGATAACGCAAGATCAATTGTAAAGAATTTTTTTGTTACTATTAATGCAGATTACAAAGAAGATCTTTTCTGTTTCGGAATTGGTGAAAAGGGTGCTATATTAAAGCATCCAGAATTACTAAAAAAAGCCTTCAGGCTAGGAGAAAAACTATGAATACGCAGATTTTCAGGGAATATGATATTCGAGGGTTAGTGAAAGAGGATCTAACAGAAGAGGTTGTTACAAACATCGGTAAAGCAGTTGGCACGCATATGTCAGGAAACAAGAAGATTGCGGTAGGACATGACAACAGATTAAGTTCTAAAAGTTTGAATAATTGGCTGATAAGCGGACTTATTTCAACTGGCTGCAATGTTATTGATGTTGGGGAAGGACCAACGCCTATGCTTTACTTTTCAATTCTGCATTATAAGGCAGACGCAGGAATAATGATAACAGGCAGTCACAATCCAATCGAATATAATGGATTTAAAATATCTAAAGGTATTGCTTCAATATATGGCGAGGAAATTCAGAAACTAAGGGAAACTATAGAGTCCAATGATTTTTTAACCGGAGAGGGGACTGTCGAAGAAGAAGATCCTAGACAGACATATTTCCAAACGCTTAAATCAAAGATAGAGATAAAGAAGAAACTTAAGGTGGTTATTGATGCAGGAAACGGAACAGCCAGTGACATTGCACCAAGATTGTTTAGAGATCTGGGATGTAAAATTATTCCTCTTTATTGTGAATCTAACGGCAGTTTTCCAAACCATCTTCCTGACCCTACTGTAGATAAATATGTGGCTGATTTGATAGCAAAGGTAAAAGAGACAAAAGCAGATGTTGGAATTGCCTATGATGGGGATGCAGACAGGGTTGGCGCAATTGATAATGAAGGGAATATAATCAGAGGGGACAAGTTACTTGCTCTTTACGCGCGGGACATACTCTCAAAAGGAAAAGCAAAGATAATATTTGATGTTAAATGCTCTCAGGCATTAATAGAAGACATTCGGGAACATGGCGGAGAACCTATAATGTGGAAGACAGGACATTCACTTATTAAGCAAAAAATGAGAGAAGAACAAGCTCCTCTGGCAGGAGAAATGAGCGGGCACATGTTTTTTGCGGATAATTATTTTGGATATGACGATGGTATATATGCATCAGGAAGACTGCTCCAGTTTCTATCCGCGAAGGACAAATCGTTGGCAGATATAGTTAGAGAGATACCGCATTATTTTTCCACGCCTGAAATAAGGGTAAATTGTGCATCTGAAGAAGAGAAATTTAAGGTGATGGATAGTGTTGAAAAATATTTCAAATCAAAATATGACACAATTGATATTGATGGAGTAAGGATTTTGTTTAAAGATGGCTGGGGACTGGTAAGAGCATCAAATACACAGCCATTATTGGTATTAAGATTTGAAGCTAAAACTCAAGAAAGGCTTGAAGAGATAAAGAAAATAGTACATAAAAAACTGGATGAATTCTCGTCAATAGACAAAAATTGGTAAAGAAAGATGATGATGAATGTATATGACGCAATTGTTAAGAGACGTTCTATCAGACGATTTAATCAAAAACCTGTTTCCTCTGACATATTGAAAAAACTTGTTAATGCAGGTCGTCTTGCTCCATCAGGTGCCAATCTCCAGCCGTGCGAGTATATAATTATTCAGGATGAAGAACTAGTTAATAAGGTTTTTGGTACGCTTAAATGGGCAGGATATATTGCGCCTGAAGGGAATCCAAAGGAGGGGGAACAACCTGTAGCTTATATTGTTGTTCTTCTCAACAGCGAGAAGAGAGCAACTGGCGGTGAACACGATGCATCAGCGGCTATAGAAAACATTATCCTTACTGCTATGGAAGAGAATATTGGGACATGCTGGATAGGATCAATTGACAGAACCAGTTTAAGAAAAACATTAAATATACCGGGTAAATGCGAGATAGACTCTGTACTTGCTCTCGGATATCCCAATGAAAGTCCGAAAGCTGTAGAGATGCAAGATTCCATTAAGTATTGGAAGGACGGGGAGGGGGTATTAAACGTCCCAAAAAGAAGTCTTAATGATGTATGTTTCTTTGATGAGTATGGGAAGGATAAATTGTAAATTGCCTTCTCATATGCTATATTCACTCCGTTATACTTAGCCATGGAAGGGGACGATGTATGGATGATGGACACATTCTTGTAACAGGTGGTGCAGGTTTTATTGGGTCTAATCTTGTAAAAAGATTATTAGATGATAACAGGGCTATCATTTGCGTAGATGATTTTAATGATTATTATTCTCCTTTAATAAAGGAAAATAATATTAAACAGTTTCTTAGCCAGAAAAATTTCAAACTATATAGAATTGACATTCGGGATTTCAATTCTCTAAAGGGAATCTTCTCATCTAATAGAATAAGCAGAGTTGTTCATCTGGCTGCAAGGGCAGGAGTTAGGCCTTCGCTTGAAAACCCGCTACTTTACGAAGAGGTCAATTTGAGAGGAACAATGCACTTATTGGAATTAAGCAAGAATGTCAAAAACTTTATTTTTGCTTCATCTTCTTCTGTATATGGTAATAATAAAAAAATTCCCTTTTCAGAACATGACAATGTGGATAAAGCAATTTCTCCATATGCAGCTACTAAGAAGGCTGGAGAAGTTATGTGTCATGTATATCACCATCTTTATAACATACCAATCTCTTGCCTGAGATTTTTTACTGTATATGGTCCATCAGGAAGACCTGACATGGCAACCTATAAATTTACAAAATGGATTGATGAAGAAAAAGAACTTCTAAGATTCGGAGATGGACATTCTAAAAGAGATTACACCTATGTTGATGATATTATTGATGGAGTAATATCTGCTCTGGATAAGCAATTTGAATATGAAATTTTCAACCTCGGCAATTCTCATCCAATAGAATTAAATTATTTCATCAACGTGATAGAAGAAGAACTTGGCAAAAGAGCAAAGATAACAAAACTTCCTACTCAGCCCGGTGATGTGAGTATTACGTACGCAGACATCAGCAAATCCAAGAAGATGCTAAATTTCCAGCCCAAGGTTTCCATAGAGGATGGAATCGCTGAATTTGTCAGGTGGTATAAAAGCAGTAAATAAATAGGCAATATCCATGAAAAAGACCCTGTTTTGGATTCTAAAATTATGTATTAGTATAGGAATTCTCTGGTATGTCTTCTCAAGACCGGATATTAGCCTTCATAAAATAGTAGAACATATCAAAAGCATAGAATTATCACGCCTTCTTATGGCAATTGGATTGTATATTGTTGTTGTTTTTATAGCCTGTTTAAGATGGCAGAAACTTCTCAAAGGACAGGGCATATATCTTCCATTTTTCAAAACGTTAGAACTGAATTTTATTGGACTATTTTTTAATACCTTTATGCCAAGTCTGACGGGTGGAGACGTTGTAAAGGCATATTATGTGTCAAAACACACTGACCAAAGACTTGAAGCAGCGACAACAGTGCTTATTGACAGAATTGTTGGCAT encodes:
- a CDS encoding GDP-mannose 4,6-dehydratase; this encodes MDDGHILVTGGAGFIGSNLVKRLLDDNRAIICVDDFNDYYSPLIKENNIKQFLSQKNFKLYRIDIRDFNSLKGIFSSNRISRVVHLAARAGVRPSLENPLLYEEVNLRGTMHLLELSKNVKNFIFASSSSVYGNNKKIPFSEHDNVDKAISPYAATKKAGEVMCHVYHHLYNIPISCLRFFTVYGPSGRPDMATYKFTKWIDEEKELLRFGDGHSKRDYTYVDDIIDGVISALDKQFEYEIFNLGNSHPIELNYFINVIEEELGKRAKITKLPTQPGDVSITYADISKSKKMLNFQPKVSIEDGIAEFVRWYKSSK
- a CDS encoding phosphomannomutase/phosphoglucomutase, with the translated sequence MNTQIFREYDIRGLVKEDLTEEVVTNIGKAVGTHMSGNKKIAVGHDNRLSSKSLNNWLISGLISTGCNVIDVGEGPTPMLYFSILHYKADAGIMITGSHNPIEYNGFKISKGIASIYGEEIQKLRETIESNDFLTGEGTVEEEDPRQTYFQTLKSKIEIKKKLKVVIDAGNGTASDIAPRLFRDLGCKIIPLYCESNGSFPNHLPDPTVDKYVADLIAKVKETKADVGIAYDGDADRVGAIDNEGNIIRGDKLLALYARDILSKGKAKIIFDVKCSQALIEDIREHGGEPIMWKTGHSLIKQKMREEQAPLAGEMSGHMFFADNYFGYDDGIYASGRLLQFLSAKDKSLADIVREIPHYFSTPEIRVNCASEEEKFKVMDSVEKYFKSKYDTIDIDGVRILFKDGWGLVRASNTQPLLVLRFEAKTQERLEEIKKIVHKKLDEFSSIDKNW
- a CDS encoding flavodoxin family protein, whose protein sequence is MKVLGINGSPRRGGNTDILLDNVLKGAQNKGAEVEKIVLNDLEFSPCQECENMPNDGFCIIEDNMQTIYRKVEEADVIILASPIFFGSLSAQTKMMIDRFQCVWRAKYIFKKQVFGKRKIGVFISVEGSKRKDFFDNARSIVKNFFVTINADYKEDLFCFGIGEKGAILKHPELLKKAFRLGEKL
- a CDS encoding nitroreductase family protein translates to MMMNVYDAIVKRRSIRRFNQKPVSSDILKKLVNAGRLAPSGANLQPCEYIIIQDEELVNKVFGTLKWAGYIAPEGNPKEGEQPVAYIVVLLNSEKRATGGEHDASAAIENIILTAMEENIGTCWIGSIDRTSLRKTLNIPGKCEIDSVLALGYPNESPKAVEMQDSIKYWKDGEGVLNVPKRSLNDVCFFDEYGKDKL